A single region of the Oryzias latipes chromosome 19, ASM223467v1 genome encodes:
- the LOC111946455 gene encoding uncharacterized protein LOC111946455, with product MAEVEDVDLVNFLKTRNISDNVIKKIVEDKNRRKQIKAARSHIIRKSAKKTERGNQLDPKSSDSDTSPSVFTKKNHGLGGESSKQSRPHSELHYIEILHSPPPDDDDDGNNSHLTTSNQEVEDDCLILAFHEEAEQLVGEPNPHLAQAINASLEDFEIQFGPHSGDDGASLDSTLPWNPDTLDTNQHSTWSEGSASSNIDQVFQTPSVMDIRCVSIRRINVVQDLIDVFIDAEVLNTKLKMDLNNEKGFDGDGVSREVYSAFWELFLEQCEGEEERVPRLRPDFTQEHWEAVGRVWLKGYLDHGIIPIQLSPAFVLAFCQGVSSVDEELLMMSFNTFISGPERMAVEKALQNNMDETVE from the exons ATGGCTGAAGTTGAGGATGTGGACCTTGTAAACTTTctgaaaacaagaaatatttCTGACAATGTCATCAAAAAGATTGTGGAAGACAAG aacagaagaaaacagatAAAAGCTGCAAGAAGCcacatcatcagaaaatccGCCAAGAAGACTGAAAGAGGCAATCAGTTGGATCCCAAATCATCAGATTCTGATACATCACCCAGTGTCTTCACAAAGAAAAATCATGGACTA GGAGGAGAATCAAGTAAGCAGTCAAGACCCCACTCTGAGTTGCACTACATAGAGATTCTCCATTCACCTCctccagatgatgatgatgatgggaaTAATTCACATTTAACCACAAGCAACCAGGAAGTTGAAGATGACTGTCTAATCCTAGCTTTTCATGAAGAGGCAGAACAGTTAGTCGGTGAGCCTAATCCTCATCTTGCCCAGGCTATCAATGCATCTCTTGAAGACTTTGAAATACAGTTTGGACCTCACTCTGGCGATGATGGAGCGAGTCTTGACTCCACTCTTCCCTGGAATCCAGATACTCTCGACACAAATCAG CATTCAACGTGGAGTGAAGGATCTGCATCATCAAATATCGATCAAGTGTTCCAAACCCCATCTGTAATGGACATCCGCTGTGTTTCAATTAGGCGTATCAATGTAGTTCAGGATCTCATAGATGTATTTATTGACGCAGAAGTCCTTAATACAAAGCTAAAGATGGATTTGAACAATGAAAAAGGTTTTGATGGTGACGGTGTATCCAGAGAAGTCTACTCTGCTTTCTGGGAGCTTTTCTTAGAACAATGTGAGGGGGAGGAGGAACGAGTTCCCAGACTTCGACCAGACTTTACGCAAGAGCACTGGGAAGCTGTTGGAAGAGTTTGGTTGAAAGGATATCTGGACCATGGCATCATACCAATCCAACTGTCACCAGCTTTTGTTCTTGCTTTTTGTCAAGGAGTCAGTTCAGTAGATGAGGAACTTTTGATGATGtcctttaatacatttatttcaggGCCTGAGCGAATGGCAGTTGAGAAAGCTCTCCAAAACAACATGGATGAAACTGTTGAATAA